In one window of Kosmotoga pacifica DNA:
- a CDS encoding endonuclease MutS2, translating to MKRVIEFDKVLSKIAHYCFTEYGKEALNTLHPFGTEYHSRLERSRELYELILRFGEPPLYGIHDLREEIQQALGGVILNGTQLKKASQTLMAICRIRDFFSKHTERVPKLWQLLSPLNCEKSFINAVEKALNDEGDVVDNASPLLREIRNELRQLNRGLRSKLESIVSTYRNELTDSVILTREGRYVLPLIASRKALYEGIIHGSSSSGATVYFEPKELIPLNNRLRMLKSSEEEEVRRILRDLTTKFIGLIERLKANFSIISELDISYASVIYAKRHRGSFVFPVNDKNMALLKARHPLIDDDKVVPIDFTMPEEVGAVVITGPNTGGKTVALKTIGLCVLMALSGLPVLADESSKIPKFNAVYVDIGDEQSIEQSLSTFSSHMSKIIGIIDDCNEDSLVLLDELGAGTDPVEGAALSMAIIDALLNKRVKAVVSTHLSPLKVYALNKPEVMNASVEFDVDTLKPTYHLIMGIPGSSNALEISRRLGLSFEVLAKARKYMSDESSRFENLISELHRERSKIEIVKRELIQERQKLNALKKEYSERLEKIKKKRLGEIDEELRKLEEKLNASIKEMEKAINLARSGKELDRVKAVKDLYRVKSMLRTIPDHTPRSDTAVKPGDSVKIAETGVIARVVSIKEGKALLEAGKLSLEAPVKRLEKVENKEEANKFSYSLASSEKAFSDEVDIRGMTTEDVPFVLDDFLDSLTRSGRTRGYIIHGKGTGRLAEAVWQYLRRNRSVKRFRIGTPKEGGHGVTVIEV from the coding sequence TTGAAAAGAGTAATAGAGTTTGATAAAGTACTGAGCAAAATAGCTCACTATTGTTTTACTGAATATGGAAAAGAGGCTCTAAACACTCTGCATCCATTTGGCACCGAATATCATTCAAGACTTGAACGTAGCAGAGAGCTGTACGAATTGATCTTAAGATTCGGTGAACCACCATTGTACGGCATTCATGACCTCAGAGAAGAAATACAACAAGCTCTTGGCGGGGTAATTTTGAACGGAACTCAGTTGAAAAAGGCGAGCCAGACACTCATGGCAATATGTCGCATCAGGGACTTCTTTTCTAAGCATACGGAAAGAGTTCCGAAGCTCTGGCAACTTCTCAGTCCTCTTAACTGCGAAAAGAGTTTCATCAACGCTGTTGAGAAGGCCCTTAACGATGAAGGAGATGTCGTTGACAATGCAAGCCCATTGTTAAGAGAAATTAGAAATGAATTGAGACAACTGAATAGAGGACTGCGATCAAAGCTGGAGTCCATAGTTTCAACATACCGCAATGAACTCACTGATTCCGTTATACTCACCAGAGAGGGACGATATGTACTCCCACTTATAGCTAGCAGAAAAGCTCTATACGAGGGAATCATCCATGGCAGTTCCAGCAGCGGTGCTACGGTTTATTTTGAGCCGAAGGAATTAATACCCTTGAATAACAGGTTACGGATGTTGAAATCTTCAGAAGAGGAAGAGGTTCGCCGGATATTAAGAGACCTGACGACAAAATTTATTGGACTGATAGAGCGACTAAAGGCTAATTTTAGTATAATATCTGAACTCGATATAAGTTACGCTTCGGTTATTTACGCAAAAAGGCACCGGGGGAGTTTCGTTTTTCCTGTAAACGATAAAAACATGGCGCTGTTGAAGGCCAGACATCCCTTGATTGATGATGACAAGGTCGTTCCCATAGACTTCACAATGCCTGAAGAAGTGGGAGCAGTTGTTATAACCGGGCCAAACACAGGCGGAAAAACGGTGGCATTAAAAACCATAGGCCTTTGTGTACTTATGGCCTTAAGCGGCCTTCCCGTTCTTGCAGATGAATCTTCGAAGATTCCCAAATTCAACGCTGTATATGTTGACATTGGCGATGAGCAGTCGATAGAACAGAGTCTGAGCACGTTTTCATCACATATGTCGAAGATAATCGGAATAATAGACGATTGTAATGAAGACTCTCTCGTGCTACTGGATGAACTGGGGGCCGGCACCGACCCGGTAGAAGGAGCGGCTTTGTCGATGGCGATCATAGATGCACTTCTGAATAAAAGAGTAAAGGCAGTTGTGAGCACCCATTTGAGTCCCCTAAAAGTGTATGCATTGAATAAGCCTGAAGTTATGAATGCCAGTGTAGAATTCGACGTGGATACGTTAAAACCCACTTACCATCTCATAATGGGCATACCTGGTAGTTCCAATGCCCTGGAGATTTCACGTCGCCTTGGCCTCTCGTTTGAAGTTCTTGCTAAGGCGAGGAAGTACATGTCAGATGAATCCTCGCGGTTTGAGAATTTAATTAGCGAATTACACAGAGAACGTTCAAAAATCGAGATTGTTAAGAGAGAACTCATCCAGGAAAGGCAGAAGCTGAATGCCCTTAAGAAAGAATACAGCGAGCGTCTTGAGAAAATAAAGAAAAAAAGGCTTGGTGAAATTGATGAAGAACTCAGGAAGCTGGAAGAAAAGTTGAACGCCTCTATTAAGGAAATGGAGAAAGCGATAAACCTGGCTCGCTCGGGCAAAGAGCTGGATAGGGTAAAAGCCGTTAAAGACCTGTACAGGGTAAAATCGATGTTGCGTACTATACCTGATCACACTCCCCGCAGTGATACAGCCGTTAAGCCGGGAGATAGCGTGAAAATAGCTGAGACAGGTGTGATAGCAAGGGTCGTTTCCATAAAAGAAGGCAAGGCTTTGTTGGAAGCGGGGAAATTATCACTCGAAGCCCCTGTTAAAAGGCTTGAAAAAGTTGAAAACAAGGAAGAAGCAAATAAGTTCAGTTATTCGTTGGCCTCGAGCGAGAAGGCATTCAGCGATGAAGTAGACATAAGAGGTATGACTACTGAAGATGTCCCCTTCGTTCTCGATGATTTTCTGGATTCACTGACCAGATCTGGTCGAACCAGAGGCTATATCATTCACGGTAAAGGCACGGGAAGGCTTGCTGAGGCGGTTTGGCAATATTTGAGACGAAATAGGTCCGTGAAGCGTTTCAGAATTGGTACACCAAAAGAAGGCGGACATGGTGTTACTGTGATTGAGGTGTGA
- a CDS encoding holo-ACP synthase: protein MASFKLGTDIVKISRLNDNVIERILGSEELKIFNSFNSEKRRREFAAGRFAAKEALIKALNKKDLELKSLQFLMAADGSPIPSEETKRLVGAVELLVSISHDSEYAVAVVLLVGEG from the coding sequence GTGGCTTCTTTCAAACTCGGCACGGATATTGTTAAGATCAGCCGTTTGAATGATAATGTGATAGAGAGAATACTTGGCAGCGAAGAGCTGAAAATCTTTAATTCCTTCAATAGCGAAAAGCGACGCAGAGAATTCGCTGCTGGTAGGTTTGCAGCTAAAGAAGCACTCATAAAGGCCTTGAACAAGAAAGACCTTGAACTAAAGAGTCTCCAGTTCCTGATGGCTGCTGATGGATCTCCAATTCCCTCCGAGGAGACGAAGAGGCTTGTAGGGGCTGTTGAGCTGCTTGTAAGTATATCTCATGATAGTGAATACGCGGTCGCCGTTGTGCTTCTGGTCGGGGAGGGATGA
- the ligA gene encoding NAD-dependent DNA ligase LigA has translation MNVGKVPHEAIERVKKLREELNYHSYRYYILNDPIITDHEYDMMLKELMNLEKKYPELITPDSPTQRVGAKPLDGFKEVRHSVRLYSLDNTYSEEEILEFDRRVKRLLGVESLEYVCELKIDGLSISLRYESGILVLAATRGDGIVGEDVTANVKTIKSIPLKLRNPLDIEIRGEVFLPKSEFKSINDERSEEGLPLFANPRNAAAGTLRQLDPKEVARRNLDAFFYQIVDPYKYRLETQWEVLDFMKEIGLKTEPNAKLVGDAMEIIEYWKRWQQDKHSLNYAVDGAVIKVNSIHQQEELGYTAKSPRWAIAFKFPAEQARTKLLDVTFQVGRTGVITPVAELEPVTLAGTVVKRATLHNFDYIKEKDIRIGDQVILEKAGEIIPQIIKPIIELRTGEEKTIEPPTECPVCGEIVGKLKEEEVALRCMNPTCPAKLERRLMLFVSRDAMDIRGLGGKMITRLISTGLVKKFSDLYKLTPFDLAQLGSGVGDKTISNLLKEIEKSKKNPLSKLLVGLGIPGVGKKLAYDLARHFVTLEALEKAGVNELLEVQGVGKELAENIYAFFHNDEIEEELKELKAYVNTEEPKKEVKGILAGKKVVVTGVLKNYTRKEIHDLITALGGEVSSSVSKRTDLLIVGENPGSKLEKAKKAGVKIITETEFQKLIKGDGANDIS, from the coding sequence ATGAATGTGGGTAAGGTACCGCATGAAGCGATCGAAAGGGTTAAGAAACTCCGGGAAGAATTGAACTATCATTCTTACAGATATTATATTCTGAATGATCCTATAATCACTGATCATGAATATGATATGATGCTTAAAGAACTAATGAACCTTGAAAAGAAATACCCCGAACTCATTACACCCGATTCTCCGACGCAGAGGGTCGGAGCTAAACCCCTCGATGGCTTCAAAGAGGTAAGACACTCTGTAAGGCTATATAGCCTGGACAACACCTACTCTGAAGAAGAAATCCTTGAATTCGATAGGAGAGTGAAACGCCTCCTTGGTGTTGAATCATTGGAGTATGTATGTGAACTGAAGATAGATGGTCTTTCCATTAGTCTGCGTTATGAGTCCGGAATACTTGTGCTGGCTGCCACTCGTGGCGATGGAATCGTCGGAGAAGATGTTACCGCAAACGTAAAGACCATAAAGTCGATACCTTTGAAATTGAGAAATCCCCTAGATATTGAAATCAGAGGGGAAGTGTTCCTTCCCAAAAGTGAGTTCAAGTCAATAAATGACGAGAGGAGTGAAGAGGGACTCCCTCTCTTCGCTAATCCCCGAAATGCCGCTGCAGGCACATTGAGACAGCTAGATCCCAAAGAAGTAGCGAGAAGAAATCTCGATGCTTTTTTTTACCAGATAGTTGATCCCTACAAATACAGGTTGGAAACCCAGTGGGAAGTGTTGGATTTCATGAAGGAAATAGGGTTAAAAACAGAGCCCAATGCAAAATTAGTCGGTGATGCAATGGAAATCATCGAATACTGGAAACGCTGGCAACAGGATAAGCACTCGCTCAATTATGCTGTTGATGGGGCAGTTATCAAAGTTAATTCTATACATCAACAGGAAGAACTCGGTTATACCGCTAAAAGCCCAAGATGGGCGATCGCCTTTAAATTTCCAGCTGAACAGGCCAGAACAAAGTTGCTTGACGTTACTTTTCAGGTTGGACGAACTGGTGTGATCACTCCAGTTGCAGAATTGGAACCAGTTACTCTGGCCGGGACTGTCGTCAAACGCGCCACACTTCACAACTTCGATTATATAAAAGAAAAAGATATCAGGATCGGTGATCAGGTGATACTGGAAAAAGCCGGAGAGATAATTCCTCAGATAATTAAGCCGATTATCGAGCTCCGTACGGGTGAGGAGAAAACAATTGAGCCTCCAACCGAATGTCCCGTTTGTGGAGAAATCGTGGGTAAATTGAAAGAAGAGGAAGTGGCTTTGCGATGCATGAATCCCACCTGCCCTGCAAAACTGGAGAGAAGACTCATGCTTTTTGTATCACGCGATGCCATGGACATTCGCGGTCTTGGCGGAAAAATGATCACGAGACTCATATCCACCGGCCTGGTGAAGAAGTTTTCCGATCTCTACAAACTGACTCCATTTGACCTGGCACAGCTCGGAAGCGGTGTTGGCGATAAAACAATTTCAAATCTACTCAAGGAAATTGAAAAAAGCAAAAAGAATCCGCTGAGCAAGCTCCTAGTAGGACTGGGAATTCCCGGTGTAGGTAAGAAATTAGCCTACGATCTCGCCAGGCATTTTGTAACCCTCGAAGCCCTTGAAAAAGCTGGAGTAAACGAGCTTCTCGAGGTTCAAGGTGTTGGTAAAGAACTTGCAGAAAACATATATGCCTTTTTCCATAACGATGAGATAGAAGAAGAGCTGAAGGAGTTAAAAGCATATGTAAATACTGAAGAACCCAAAAAGGAAGTCAAAGGCATCCTTGCCGGGAAGAAGGTGGTTGTGACAGGGGTTTTGAAGAATTATACCCGTAAAGAAATTCATGATTTGATAACAGCGCTTGGAGGAGAGGTGTCTTCGAGTGTTTCGAAGAGAACAGATTTGCTTATCGTTGGTGAAAATCCTGGTTCTAAACTCGAAAAAGCAAAGAAAGCAGGCGTGAAGATCATTACCGAAACCGAGTTTCAGAAATTGATCAAGGGAGATGGTGCAAATGATATATCTTGA
- a CDS encoding cysteine desulfurase family protein, whose protein sequence is MIYLDNNATTMLDEYAGEVMYEFYREKYANPNSIHSMGLEANRAMEESREKIAGLLKADPREIYFTGSATESINWALRSATAFRRKRKKVVTSAIEHKAVLNTLKDLQNTYGIEVVYVEPDSRGVIPAEKVIEHVDEDTYLVSLMAVNNVTGAIQPYVEVGKFLEGKDIFYLIDAVQTIGKLKFDFETFCDFASFSAHKFHGPKGVGILYVRRGTPLRPLLTGGGQERGMRSSTQNVPGIVGTAIALERAIEKLSATERKLKELREMIAKSVLKLGGVINTPLDRSISNTINISIPGIKGETLVNALSEEGICVGTSSACSSRSDGGQYVLKAMKVPEEVAESAIRVSMSRYTTEAEVKDFINKLKEIVSFLKF, encoded by the coding sequence ATGATATATCTTGATAACAACGCCACCACAATGCTTGATGAATATGCCGGTGAGGTGATGTATGAGTTCTATCGTGAAAAATACGCGAATCCCAATTCCATACACTCCATGGGCCTTGAGGCTAATAGGGCTATGGAAGAGAGCCGCGAAAAAATTGCCGGGTTGCTCAAAGCCGATCCACGCGAGATTTATTTCACCGGCAGTGCAACGGAATCGATTAACTGGGCTTTAAGATCAGCTACTGCTTTTCGAAGAAAGAGAAAAAAGGTTGTGACAAGTGCTATCGAACACAAAGCGGTATTGAATACACTTAAAGATCTCCAGAACACATACGGAATTGAAGTGGTATATGTTGAACCTGATAGCAGAGGAGTAATACCAGCAGAGAAGGTAATCGAACACGTTGATGAAGATACTTATCTTGTATCACTGATGGCTGTTAACAACGTGACCGGTGCAATACAGCCATATGTTGAAGTGGGGAAATTTTTAGAAGGAAAAGATATTTTCTACCTCATCGACGCGGTCCAGACTATTGGAAAACTCAAGTTTGACTTTGAGACTTTTTGCGATTTTGCTTCTTTTAGTGCCCACAAATTTCATGGGCCAAAAGGTGTGGGTATTCTTTATGTAAGACGGGGGACACCATTGCGTCCGTTACTCACTGGGGGCGGACAGGAACGAGGAATGCGCTCTTCCACGCAGAACGTACCGGGAATAGTGGGAACAGCGATAGCGCTGGAAAGGGCTATCGAAAAGCTTTCTGCCACCGAAAGAAAACTCAAAGAATTGAGAGAGATGATAGCGAAGAGTGTACTCAAACTCGGCGGTGTCATTAACACGCCACTTGATCGATCCATTTCCAACACTATAAACATCTCTATTCCTGGAATAAAGGGCGAGACGTTGGTCAACGCTCTTTCAGAAGAGGGGATCTGTGTTGGTACATCTTCTGCCTGTTCTTCGCGCAGTGATGGCGGTCAGTATGTACTAAAGGCTATGAAAGTCCCGGAAGAAGTTGCTGAATCTGCAATAAGAGTGAGCATGTCAAGATATACTACCGAAGCTGAAGTTAAAGATTTCATTAATAAACTGAAAGAAATCGTTTCTTTTTTGAAATTTTGA
- a CDS encoding YicC/YloC family endoribonuclease has product MIRSMTGFARAEAECETIACSVELKSVNAKYLNLEVYISGGFSEIEVKASRYLREKLRRGTVRAYVEIYFNESVGDIIRPDLGIASAYYDALNELADRFRIPDRISLDTLSKMKDVLKYRLSPSVNDKIWNCLKIALDEAVNKLNEDREREGENLAKALVSYLQRLKTIAKELNTRTEGLLEYYRELLKRRISEVLQTEVDPSRLEQEVAFLAEKADISEEIVRLESHIDSFKNLMKSEKECGVQLDFLCQEMHRELSTIAAKSKKAEITSLSIEGRTLVNKIREQVQNIE; this is encoded by the coding sequence ATGATTCGTAGTATGACAGGATTCGCCAGAGCTGAGGCGGAATGTGAGACTATTGCTTGCTCTGTAGAGTTGAAGAGTGTTAACGCAAAGTACCTCAATCTCGAGGTGTATATCAGTGGTGGATTTAGTGAAATAGAAGTAAAAGCCTCCCGGTATCTTCGTGAAAAGCTTCGAAGGGGGACAGTACGTGCATACGTCGAAATATATTTCAACGAAAGCGTAGGTGATATCATTAGACCGGATCTTGGGATTGCTTCTGCTTATTATGACGCGCTAAACGAGCTTGCTGATAGGTTCCGAATTCCTGACAGGATATCTCTCGACACCCTGAGCAAGATGAAAGATGTTTTGAAATATAGACTCTCTCCTTCTGTAAATGACAAGATATGGAATTGTTTGAAAATTGCTTTGGATGAAGCTGTTAACAAACTGAATGAAGATCGTGAAAGAGAAGGAGAAAATCTTGCAAAAGCCTTGGTTTCATATCTTCAGAGACTCAAGACTATTGCTAAGGAGTTGAATACCCGGACAGAAGGTCTGCTCGAATACTACCGCGAATTACTGAAAAGGAGGATTTCGGAGGTCCTGCAAACTGAAGTCGATCCCAGCAGACTGGAACAGGAAGTCGCATTTCTTGCTGAGAAAGCCGACATATCTGAAGAAATCGTTAGACTTGAATCTCACATAGATTCTTTTAAAAATTTGATGAAAAGCGAAAAAGAATGTGGTGTTCAACTTGACTTCCTCTGTCAGGAGATGCACAGGGAACTTTCCACTATCGCAGCAAAGTCCAAGAAAGCTGAAATAACATCCCTTTCAATAGAGGGCAGAACGTTGGTCAACAAAATAAGAGAACAGGTTCAAAATATCGAGTAG
- a CDS encoding DUF370 domain-containing protein has protein sequence MYGLINVGFGNVIIGDRVIAIVNPESAPLKRLKEVAKEEGKLIDATYGRKTRAIVITDSNHIILSAIQPETIASRFMQAFTDIEELLKEIRDAGRSLAE, from the coding sequence GTGTACGGGCTTATCAATGTTGGATTTGGTAACGTGATCATTGGAGATCGTGTTATCGCAATTGTCAATCCAGAATCTGCGCCCTTGAAGAGGTTGAAAGAGGTTGCGAAAGAAGAGGGGAAACTCATCGATGCTACATATGGCAGAAAGACAAGGGCCATCGTTATAACAGACAGCAATCACATCATTCTGAGCGCCATCCAGCCTGAAACGATTGCTTCCAGATTCATGCAAGCTTTCACCGACATTGAAGAATTGCTGAAGGAAATACGTGATGCAGGGAGAAGTCTGGCAGAATGA
- the gmk gene encoding guanylate kinase — protein MRGTIFVVSGPSGAGKTSILKEVLRKIPNLEFSISYTTRPKRPGEKHGEDYFFVTEEEFKDLINADEFLEWAEVHGYLYGTSKAFITEKLERGINLILDIDVQGALAVMKRMPEVATIFISPPSFEELKKRLISRGTESERDLKRRLKDARWEFSHIIDFQYLIVNRSVKESVRQLEAVIIAEQLKIDRIKDHMGMEEILRGV, from the coding sequence ATGAGAGGAACAATCTTTGTTGTAAGTGGTCCTTCGGGAGCCGGGAAAACCTCTATTCTAAAGGAAGTGCTTAGAAAGATACCCAATCTTGAATTTTCCATCTCTTACACAACACGACCAAAGAGACCCGGTGAAAAACATGGAGAGGACTATTTTTTTGTTACTGAAGAGGAATTCAAGGACCTGATAAACGCTGATGAGTTTCTTGAGTGGGCAGAGGTACACGGATACCTTTATGGTACTTCAAAAGCGTTCATTACAGAAAAATTGGAACGGGGTATTAATCTGATACTCGATATAGATGTTCAGGGTGCTCTTGCGGTAATGAAAAGGATGCCGGAAGTAGCCACGATTTTTATTTCTCCCCCTTCCTTTGAAGAACTCAAGAAACGATTGATCTCACGTGGAACAGAAAGCGAAAGGGATCTGAAGAGAAGGTTGAAAGACGCACGCTGGGAATTTTCCCATATAATCGATTTTCAATACCTTATTGTTAATAGAAGTGTAAAAGAGTCGGTAAGACAACTTGAAGCTGTGATAATAGCAGAGCAGTTAAAAATTGATAGAATAAAGGACCACATGGGAATGGAAGAAATTCTCAGGGGAGTGTGA